In Sesamum indicum cultivar Zhongzhi No. 13 linkage group LG8, S_indicum_v1.0, whole genome shotgun sequence, the sequence TAACAATGTATtgataaagtaaatatttataattggcATAATTAAGATGGTGtttggctaatttttttataatatcttataaactcttatATCTCGTAACATATTTTAggagtttataagatattagatcttattttaaaaataagtttctaaactgtttggataaaataagatattagggtgtttaaaattactaaaatggacataatatcattataaataaataagttgttatttcttgacatattttattttaaaatactttaaaacacttttataaattgaacacattagtttaattataaataaaattaatagataatcattttttcaataataaaaaaaataatgaattattacctaaactTTTGTACAGTATTATATTATGTCAATGGCAATCATCGTACGTATACGCAACACGTATTTTAAtgtgttatttatattttaactaataataaaattaaacaaaatggagtaaatttaatatgtgaatgcagtacttttttaaatagatGTGACTGAATAGTtaattggttgaaaaattaaatcggAGGTAGGAGTATTTGGGGAATGAAATTAGATGTGGTTGGGTGGCGGGAGATGGGAATAATATGAAATGTGTAAAGAGGGGAGAGTCGTGTTCTGACAAGgcagttaattattttacacaCATGACTTAACGTGGTTACTTTCCTAATCTTTTCATACTCCGCATGACAACCGGCCAACGCGGCGTATATTGACCCACCCCCGCTTTCCTCTTCAGTTTTCACTTCTTGAAACTTCCTTTTCTGACTTGTTGAAATCCCACTGAAATTGGTGGATACCTTCTGCCCGATTTCTTCTCCCCATAGttatatttcctttttatttatctatactcCCGTATCAATGCCTGTATTTATGTGTGTCCACTGAAGAATAGGGGTtgggatttaatttttcttttggggtGTGGGAATATTAGGGTTTTTTGTATTCTTATTTGTAGGTTCGATTGGACTGAGATGTTGATGGTGGAGACAGACGAGGGATCGCCGGTGATAATGGATCAGATATTCACTTTGGAGGAGGAGTACGAAGATGTTCTCCTCGACGTTGAAGCTTTTTGGAGATTCGTTGGGCCGCCACCCGGTTCTGAGGTAATTTTTGGACTCTATGCATACTACTTGAGAATGTTAATTGATGTATTTCCATTTTTACTTGGTGATGACTGGTTATATACTGGGTAGACTTTGTTCATATTTTGTTGTGGTAACTGGGGCTGGGGTGGTTTTGAGGGTGATGATGAATGATTTACTGTCACTTGATTTTATGCAAGTTTATGCCATGTTTTCCGATCTGAATTTCAACTGACCTCTTGCCTATACTTGGCAATTTTGCTtggaaaattggattttcatGTGCACTTGGATTGAATCATGGTGTGTGGCTATCGACAGTATAGTATTTGTTGTTATGTATACCAGTTTTCTTGAAGTTGCTCTGATTTTTTCGGACCCATTTTAGCTTGTGGTGTTTGGATCACTTCATGGATTGATCACTGATGGTGTGCAGCTTTATGCGTGGATATTGATCTGATTGGAGAATCATTTTAACTCTGAGAACTTAACAAGGATTAGTCGCTTGAGTGGATGTAGTGTGatacttttttctatttaaaaattcttaaatagAAAGCCTTTATGTACTATGGCATTGTTTCAGTCACTTTCCTTTTGTGCTTTTGAGTTTGCCCCATGAGAGTTAGTAAGAAGAAAGATTTGATATTCCAATCTCTGAGAGTGTAACCATTTGCAGACCATGGATGAATTTCCCTTGGAAGAGTCTGTGTAGGAGCGAGATGGATTTACTATTTGAGTTGTGGCATCATTCGGGACCTCACAATACTGTTGCACTGTGTTGTCTCATAAACaggaaacaaaagcaaaacaaGAACTGATCAATTTATCATGTAAATGGCTTATGAAATGGTTTCTCTTCATAATTTCCCATCATTGCTACCTCTAGCACCCTGCCTCCTCCTTCCCCATATTAGCCTCTGCCTGCCATGTGTTAGGGTGATTTTGTGCAGACTTGTTCAGATAACTGGGTTAAAAGTTGAGTTTCCTCCTGCCGTTGGGGGGTTCATGGTTTGACTTTGTTGATTCTCCATGACTTTAGTCATTGTCAATTTGCAGGGCAGTAGGGTGGAAGATACAAATGGCCTAAAAGGTCGGTaagcattttttcttttgtgctCTTTTTTTCGATTTGGGTTGTTGTTCTGTCCTTTTGGGTGTTTGCCTATGCGACTTTCTGAATTTAGTATCTAGCATTTTGCATTGACATTGTTTGCCTTTTTATAACCCCATGAAATATTGGAAGAGACTAATCTCGAGACTTCTGTTGTACGAATTGAAGATTCATCGACCATACAGGGAGACAGGACTTTTGGGGATGCATCCCATGCTGAGTCTAGTTGTCGCGAATTTACTGGGTTTCAGATGTCAGATCTTTCCCATGAATATATCAATCCATACCTTTTTAGGTCAGATGACGAACTATATTTTCCTGATAGTTCTCCTGTTACGTCATTTGGTTACAATGACGGCATTATGGGTGAAGAAAAAAATCCTACAACAGCCTTTGAAGATTTGGTCAGAAATAAAGCCGGACAGAGCAAACCAAAATGTGAAATTTCTGGCCCCAGTTGTTGTGAATTTACTGGGTTTAATATGCCAGATCTTTCCCGTGAATATATCGATCCATACCTTTTTAGATCAGATGATGGAATATATTTTCCTCATAGTTCTGCCGTTAAGTCATTTGGTTATGATGATGGCATTATGGGTGAAGAAAAAAATCCTACAACACCCTTTGAAGACTTGTTCAGAAATAAAGCTGGGCAGAGCAAACCCACATGTGAAATTTCTGGCGCTAGTCCTATAGAAAGTGGCGTTGGAACTACCAAATACAGTTGCATGCCCGCTGTGGGAAACGAGTTCAAAGAGCCTTCTCCTACTACTTTGCCCAATGATTACAGTAAAATACAAGGTCGCATCCCGGGCAAGAAGAATATTCCATCAATTACATCTAATGACATAATTTCTAGGGCTTCTGAAGTAGTCAATGGTGTAACTGGTAGGAAATATTATGATGCTCCCTGTGAGCTGTCTGCTACTGAAGGTATAAGGTGGCCTTCATCCAGCTCACTGTCTTTGATTCCTTGTAAGAACAATGGGCCCTGTGCGAAGGATGAAAAAGAAGAGACAGTTTTTGAATCAAGGAGAACTTTCCATTCTGTTAGTATGGCTGGTGAAACACCTGTGCAAAATTCTACTGTTGTTGCTCATGAATTGGACCCTGTTCTACAGTTCCCAGGACAACCTGCGAAATTGCCACTCCCTCCTGTTAAGGCGGAAAATGATTCCCTGAAGTTGAAGATGGAAAATGAGGTTCCAGAGAAAAATTCTTACCCTTCGAAAATCACTTACCAAGGGGTTCAGAATAACATGACTAGGCAAAGTAATGTTGACTGTGATTCTGATGTGTGTATTCTTGAGGATATGAGTGCTCCAGCATGTCCGAGTCGTACTGCAATGAATGCAAAGTCGATTGTTGCttcacaattttttacatCTAGAGACACAGGTAACCAGATGGTAGCAGCGCATTCAAGACATAAATCAAATGATGAACGGGTCATCTTTCGAGTTGCTCTACAGGTGAATTTTCTAATCAAAGAGCTTTTGCTGTTTACTTTTGAGTTGCTTTTGAGTAAAGCATCGAGAGTTATAATTCATTGATCTCCATGTCTCATCCTCTATAATTCCCCTCATTTTTGTCTTCTCTTGGATTGTCTGGTTTAGTTTCCTTTTGGGATCAGTGTTATTCAGAGATATGAACAAGAGAAAAGCAGACATGGGTCTCCAGATGGTCTCTTTATGTACTATGCTCCATTGAATAATgccattttatttaacatttagGAAGAGTCTCAAATGGGATCATCactggtgtaattatattactttacCCATTTTAGGCCTTCAGAACTTTGTCATGACCAATTCATATGAGGATTTtattggattttgattacCTTCTATGTGATGAGGTGAGGTGGTGTATTTCTGCAGTGAGATATTAGCACATGCTTCATTTATTAGAGACTGTTAAGTATTCTTGTAATCTTGTTCATTAATTTGAGAATTAGCTTTACAGAAAAGTTGCATTTGTTCCAGGATCTTTCACAGCCTAAATCAGAAGCTACTCCACCAGATGGTGTTTTGTCTGTGCCTCTGCTGAAACACCAGGTACATAATTGTGACTTGGTATAAGAACAGAAGCATTGATGTACGCAAGAAATTACGTTGTCTGAGATTCTCAAAGCTTTAGAAAATCCATTTCACTTCTGTTCACTGTTTTATCTACTTTTGTCCTCatagaattataaataatattgtatcaATGTTATTGCTGTtaatatctttgtttttcattctATATTAGTGAGTATGTCTTAATTCTTTCTTGTTCAAGTATGCTACTCAATTTTCTTCTGAAGCtaaaaagtgataaaattttgCTTTAACACTATATGAACAATGATTGGAAAGCTGTTTGGGTgcccattttttttatcaatgtCGTAATactatatttgttttgattGTAACCCTGAAGCACATATAGTCTTGTTGAACTTCTCTTGGATTGTGGCTCACAATTCATTGCACCGTCATGGAACCATCTAAAACATTTACATTGCAAGATATGTAAATAAAGATATGCAGAAGTatcttgaattaaaaaaaaaagatttacttGTGTTCagtctttaattttttcacaagaGTAGGTTTTGATTGAACAAGATGTCCTATTAGGAATTGGGTGTATTTAAAATTCTGTTAGATTCAACTTATTACAGAACTTGATTAATTTACTTGTGTGACATACATAGAACAAAAGGAGCATTTTGGTATCTTAAGGGAATTGGCAGAGAACTTCTGGATGGACTGTAGATTACGTTGATTCAACTTGTACACTTATATCCATATTTTCAGAACTCTCCTGCTTACAGTTGGTTATGGTCCATAATACATGGCCCAGTTAATGTGCTTTTATGGTACTGTATAATATTAGGGTGCCTGTACACTTTTTCTTCTGTTCATATCATTTCAATCTCTGATCAGTATCACTATCTCGTGTGCCCAAAGAAGGGGGTTGGGTTTGGTGCCCTTTTCTGACTCTAGTTAAGTTTCTCGACAGCGAATAGCTTTATCCTGGATGGTTAACAAGGAGACCAGAAGTGCATGCTGTTCTGGTGGGATTCTTGCAGATGATCAGGTTGCCTTGGGGATTTGCTTTTCCTTTCAATGGTCTACTTATTGATAATTGCCATGAAACTCACATCAAGTTTCACTTTTGGCAGGGACTTGGGAAGACAATATCGACAATTGCACTTATACTAAAGGAAAGGTCTCCACCGTCTAAAACACCTAAAACCAATGAAAAACAAAGTGAAACAGAGACATTAAATttggatgaagatgatgacgGAGCATTAGAGACTTACCACGAAGGAGCTGAACCTTGTCAAGTTAATGGAAGCCCTACTAATGGTGGCAAGGCATCTCTGCAAGCTAAGGGCAGACCTTCTGGTGGTACCCTTATTGTATGTCCAACAAGTGTCCTGCGGCAGTGGTCTGAGGAGTTGCACAATAAAGTGACAAGCGAAGCTGATCTTTCTGTTCTAGTATATTATGGAAGCAACCGTACCAAGGATCCGCTTGAGCTGGCTAAATATGATGTGGTGGTTACAACATATGCAATTGTGAGCATGGAGGTGCCCAAACAGCCTgttgttgatgaaaatgatgatCAGATAGGGTCTCCACTGAAAGAATTTTCATCTTGTAGGAAAAGGAAGCTACTTGAGACTATGTCTGATAAAAAATCCTCTGAGAGTAAGAAGACTAGGAAGGGAATCAACAATGAATTACTTGAAAATATGTCTGGTCCTCTCGCCAAAGTTGGATGGTTTAGAGTTGTATTGGATGAGGCTCAGAGTATTAAGAACCACAGGACTCAAGTAGCTAGGGCTTGCTGGGGTCTTCGTGCTAAACGCAGATGGTGCTTATCAGGGACCCCTATCCAGAATGCAATTGATGATCTTTATAGCTACTTCAGATTTCTCAGACATGAACCATATGCTGTCTTTAGGACATTCTGTGAGCAACTAAAGGTGCCAATTCATAGGAGTCCAAAGAATGGCTACAAAAAGTTACAAGCAGTGCTGAAGACTATTATGCTCCGTCGAActaaaggtaaaaaaaatcatcattttctCATGCATTGGTTTacattatcaattttcaattttctgcaGTATGAAAAACTTCATTGACTTCTTGAATACCATTTGTCTTTCTGTTTTTGAACACACACTAGTGTtagttttttcataataagtttgggaaaaataaaatttcaaatttttacatcaaaataaataattaaaatttgttaaaaagaataaagcaaTGCTATGTATTTTTCAGTAATGATATCATGAGAACATgctactaaattaatttattaaaaatatttcatgagctggattgataaaataaatttgctcgAATTTTCAGTGGGTTCAAATTGACCATTGTTGaaatctaaataattattcagaTTTTGTTCAAATCATAGAccattattaatcaattaagtaGACAGAATATATTtgagatagaaatgaaaaattaagaaccagtacgaaaaaattaacttaagcatgaaaaatatattttaacttcgGCATAAGTTTTACCCATTCTGATACCATACCTACAGGTACTTTAGGCTCTTTGCTCTTCCCGTATCCAAAATACTTATCTCAATGGGTTCAGGCCTGtgtaatgcaaaaatattggGTATGTGTAATAGCTATCATAATGGGTCTGGATTTGGGTATTGCCCACCCATTGACATGCCTACAACTAGGATGCTTAAACGCTTTATCatgattgaatttatttatttggggTTTCATATTGGGAAATATATTGGCTTGGCTTGGTTATTCTTAACGAAAGATGGTGCTccaatttgaatttctatttGCTTCCACAATGTTTACACAGTATCTCAAATTGAAGGAGCATCCTCCAGGAGcttaatgatattttgatgttttagGTACTCTTATTGATGGAGAGCCAATTATCAATCTCCCACCCAAAACTATAGAATTGAAAAAAGTTGATTTTTCCAAGGAGGAGCGTGATTTCTACTGCAGACTTGAGGCTGAATCACGCGCTCAGTTTGCAGTATGTTTACAATATTGTTAAATCCCCTGCTGTTTGCAAGTATCTTGTGTAGCGACTGGCTTATGTGGAGTTAACCTCTTGCGCTGCGATTTGACAGGAATATGCTGCAGCTGGAACTGTCAAACAGAATTATGTTAACATATTACTAATGCTTCTGCGGCTTCGACAAGCTTGTGATCACCCTCTTCTTGTAAAGGGGTTCAGTTCTAACTCAAAAATGACTTCCTCCATTGAGATGGCAAAGAAACTTTCTCGGGAGAAACAAATTTCCCTTCTGAATTGTTTGGAAGCCTCTTTGGCAATTTGTGGGATTTGCAGTGTAAGCAGTTATCTGTGGGCTTCTCTTTGTTACTGCTGCTGTTGCCATCATTAatatatgtcaatttttatttaactattacTCTCCATGAATCACATCTGCTTCCCCAGTGAATGGTTTCTCTCTTATATCTTTCTGGGTTTCCTTtgtggaggtggtggtgggcTTCCCCAGTGTATGTTTTCATTTGGTAAATCTCACTTCAAAAATATAGAAATCTTACCAAATGAGTACACACGCCACATAAAGTGGATGCAGGTGGAGGAATGGGAGTACTAAagcataaaattgaaatttgcaGGAGTAGCAACTTAGAGCATGTATTAAGTATTATTGTTGTCCAATACTAGATCTTATTCTTCCATTTAAAATTCTGTGGTTCAACCAGTGCACTGGCTTATGCTTTAGGCTTTACTCTTTACGCTGTTCAAGCAAAGAAACTAGAAAggaataaaatttcttttgcACAGAAAATCCTAGTTGTGAGGGTGGTTTTTCTTTGCAGCACTTCctgtcttctttttctctttattttttgtttttaaatatccAATATTTTCATGTCTCTAATTAGTGTCGGGGGAACAACTCCTCGTGAATTTCAGATTCCTGGTTCGTAGATTAACTTCTAGTTTGAATATGTTTATGAACTTTaacaactttataaaattttctaagataATCTCCACTAGTTATTAATCTTTTGATTTGTTCATGCTTGGATTTTCAACTTAAATACTTAAGATGCTCATACTTCACAGGATCCACCTGAAGATGCTGTTGTAACTGTCTGTGGACATGTCTTTTGCAATCAGTGCATATGTGAGCATATAATAGGTGATGACACCCAATGTCCCACGAAGAAATGCAAAACCAGTCTTACGATATCATCTGTATTTTCTACATCTACACTACGTATTGCTCTTTCTGATAAGCTGAATGTGGCAAATGCCGCAAATTCTGAAGTCGCTGAAGTTTCTGAGCCTGGTTCGTTAAGATGTCCTGAAGATTCTTCCAAAATTAAGGCTGCTTTGGATCTCTTGTTGTCTCTGTCCAAACCACAGGATTTTGCCCCGAGAAAAAATGGCTCAGAGCTCATTCATGGAGGTTGTTCTGAGAAGTTGTGCATTTGTGATTCTGCGGAAGATAGCAGAACTTTGGACAGGATTAGAGATTCAAACAATTTGGTTAAGGTCATGGGAGAGAAAGCAATTGTGTTCTCCCAGTGGACTGGGATGTTAGATTTGCTTGAGGCTTGTTTAAAAAAGTCTTCTATTCAGTATCGTAGACTTGATGGTACAATGCCTGTTGCTGCCAGAGACAGAGCTGTCAAAGATTTTAATTCTCTTCCTCAGGTTTGACAGACTACTGGTTTTTTCTGTAATCGTTCTCTATTTGAATCTTCAAAGTATTAATTCTGAAGCTTCATGCCAGGTTTCTGTTATGATTATGTCTCTGAAAGCTGCAAGTCTCGGACTGAACATGGTGGCCGCTTGTAATGTCATCCTCTTGGACCTATGGTGGAACCCTACTACTGAAGATCAAGCTATTGATAGAGCACATCGCATAGGGCAGAAACGCCCTGTTTCCGTTTTCCGACTGACTGTGAAGGATACAGTGGAAGATCGCATTTTGCTCCTGCAGGTACCTAAAAAAATTGTCTGAATTGCATGTTTCCCTCATTTTGTTCACTCCTACCAAAAAAGATGTGTATGgagaaaatgcattttacaTTGCCTTCAGTTTCATTTTCTTAGATGGCtgatacaaatatttttgcctTTATCCAGCAACGAAAGAGAAAGATGGTTTCATCTGCCTTTGGGGAGGACGAGACAGGTAGCCGACAGACGCGGCTTACAGTGGAAGATTTGAAATATCTTTTCAGGGTTGATTAGGACCTTCCCAAGTATTCGGTTGTCTGATTCTTTCCATATTCTTTATTGCCTAACAGCTTCATCCATATTTTTGCATGGAACACCAGAGCAGATACTTTTGGATATCAGAAACTGACAAGCTTTAGCACATAGCATGATATACAGTTATACTCCTCATTGATTGTTCTCAAAGATTTTCCCCAGCAAAGATTCCCAGGACCGGTTCTTGGacatgattttctttcttacacCATGTATAGCAGCAGTTAAAAGAGGTCGGTCGTACAGCAGATATAGGAATCTTGAGGGATTGCTAGAAATTCTTGTCTTCCATTGTAAATGTCCCTTCCTCCTGTTTTCATCATATTTTGGACAATGCCCAcctttccaattttttttataattatatataattttaatttttttcgtatATATATGAGAAGACACAATTCGGTGGGAAGTTTAAGAGTTAAAGTCTTGAATGGAGAATTGGAGACTTGAGATTTGTGAGGatgaaatttgtgaaaaatagatttagaaataaaatgaaagatgAATACCTTGAAAACTTgtttatattagaaaattttgatactGATTAGATCATAGATGAATCGTGAAACAATTTTGGTGGATTTGTATATGTACAACTTTAATGATGGACCCATCccttaatttgttttgttgtcTCTATGTATGAATGGATGtgagaaaaataagaatgagCTCACAATACCAAATTGTGGAGATGCTATAactattctaaaattttcacttCAACAATTTGACCCCTTTggtcaataaattttgtttgacgTGAAGACAACATGAATAGTAGGATACTTacactttcttttcttgagatttagtataattatatgtagaatttatgtgatttaaaaaattacatctactcCTGACGTTTGTTTTCTCCTGACGAATAAGTTTTTtggttagttaaaattaatctaatttactaatattaacaaaagaatcaataactatctatatttatcgaatgacttattatttatttattacaagttaaataaatctctctatggacaaattatttttatatattattagacGCTAATGCATGCGaggatatatatttttaccataataAGGGTAGTGTAGTCCGAAAAGAATATTTGACCcataataaatcagtaataagtcaatcgaggataaatattaatctctattcatttttttttttggtaatatcatcaatttcagtaaattttgactaacggagtGACATGTTTGTTGGGTAAAAGCAAACTTCAGAAGTATTAGATGTACGTAATTTTTCGAacctaaaaaaatttgtatggaaagtgtaattatccctaaacagtgtgtgtgatatatttatgtttaaattaGTTAGAAAACATGAAAATGTAGTTTAGTGCTTATacctttaaattttgaatagttAGAATACATGAAAATGCATTGTCTTCGACTACATTATATCCACGAAAATAGAGGAATTACTACAACAAACTCATGCATATATCCACTTGAAGTACAATGGTTAGATCCATTGATTACAACTTTACAAgcttatttttttcccctccaaGAACAATTACATATTCTTGAAATTGCTAAGAAAGAATAATGAATGTGTTGGCTAATGTAAATTACTTCAATAAAAACGGAGGaatattaatctaattttgaaagaaaattaagaaaaaaaaaaagaatgaaagaatttgaagaaagaaTCTCAGGACGACAAGGATGCATGCGCCAatttttgcttcctccttAGTCCTTCCTCTTCCACTTCAATCAAGTTCTTGATCACTGCATCCGTCGCGCTTTCAAGAAATTCCGGCCAATCCCTGAATTAATttccattaatttaaattagatagtACTTTTCAATAAAGAATtcttatcaaatcaaatttaactgaattaaacaaataatatgattGGTTATTTTCATTAAACTGTACATCGACTAAGAAGTATTGAATTCTCTTTCAAATAGGCCCCGAAGAAGGGGGAGGAATGCCAACCTACGTCTATTATGGAATTGACCCCCTCGATGTCCAGTGCCAAAGTTATTGAATGGGTAAGTTGCCATTTGCCAATCCTTAGACTATGTAATGTACTTTATCCGTTGGGTGAAGGGACGGGCGTTTTACTAGAGGTTTTTAATCTACTCTTGTGTGGTTCTGTTCAAACATATACTTTGGAATGAGTGCAGAACGGACGATGTTAAAGTAGATTTTCCGTTTATTAAGAATCATGCGATTAATATactatatttgtcatataattaattttggtcgACCAAACTTgttttggattaaaattttctattttcgaacactgtatattatattttttgtaaagtaataaggaaagaaattaaataaatttgagatcTTTTTATCGTTTCATGTACGACGACGTACCCTCTTAAGGTGTCAAACGTTATTCCAACCGTATACTTTGCCTCTTCCAGGGCCCACCGGAACTTTTCGAGGTCCGTAGCCGGGCGAGACCCGTCGTCCTTGACTCGAAGCTCCGACGGTTTAACGTCGCAAAAGATGGGGACGATCTTCTTGCTGGTCTCCATCAAGAGCCTCAGCTCGTGCAAACAGAAGTAGGAATCGCAGTACATGGGAGAGAAGACGGCGACTCCCACCTTACATTCCCGAATCGCCACCTCAATCCTGTCGAACAGCCTATCCCCCGGTTTCATACTCTTGCTGTCCAAGAAAGGGCGGAGGCGGAGCCCGCGGAGGTGGTGGTACAGCAGCCC encodes:
- the LOC105167916 gene encoding helicase-like transcription factor CHR28 isoform X1, whose protein sequence is MLMVETDEGSPVIMDQIFTLEEEYEDVLLDVEAFWRFVGPPPGSEGSRVEDTNGLKDSSTIQGDRTFGDASHAESSCREFTGFQMSDLSHEYINPYLFRSDDELYFPDSSPVTSFGYNDGIMGEEKNPTTAFEDLVRNKAGQSKPKCEISGPSCCEFTGFNMPDLSREYIDPYLFRSDDGIYFPHSSAVKSFGYDDGIMGEEKNPTTPFEDLFRNKAGQSKPTCEISGASPIESGVGTTKYSCMPAVGNEFKEPSPTTLPNDYSKIQGRIPGKKNIPSITSNDIISRASEVVNGVTGRKYYDAPCELSATEGIRWPSSSSLSLIPCKNNGPCAKDEKEETVFESRRTFHSVSMAGETPVQNSTVVAHELDPVLQFPGQPAKLPLPPVKAENDSLKLKMENEVPEKNSYPSKITYQGVQNNMTRQSNVDCDSDVCILEDMSAPACPSRTAMNAKSIVASQFFTSRDTGNQMVAAHSRHKSNDERVIFRVALQDLSQPKSEATPPDGVLSVPLLKHQRIALSWMVNKETRSACCSGGILADDQGLGKTISTIALILKERSPPSKTPKTNEKQSETETLNLDEDDDGALETYHEGAEPCQVNGSPTNGGKASLQAKGRPSGGTLIVCPTSVLRQWSEELHNKVTSEADLSVLVYYGSNRTKDPLELAKYDVVVTTYAIVSMEVPKQPVVDENDDQIGSPLKEFSSCRKRKLLETMSDKKSSESKKTRKGINNELLENMSGPLAKVGWFRVVLDEAQSIKNHRTQVARACWGLRAKRRWCLSGTPIQNAIDDLYSYFRFLRHEPYAVFRTFCEQLKVPIHRSPKNGYKKLQAVLKTIMLRRTKGTLIDGEPIINLPPKTIELKKVDFSKEERDFYCRLEAESRAQFAEYAAAGTVKQNYVNILLMLLRLRQACDHPLLVKGFSSNSKMTSSIEMAKKLSREKQISLLNCLEASLAICGICSDPPEDAVVTVCGHVFCNQCICEHIIGDDTQCPTKKCKTSLTISSVFSTSTLRIALSDKLNVANAANSEVAEVSEPGSLRCPEDSSKIKAALDLLLSLSKPQDFAPRKNGSELIHGGCSEKLCICDSAEDSRTLDRIRDSNNLVKVMGEKAIVFSQWTGMLDLLEACLKKSSIQYRRLDGTMPVAARDRAVKDFNSLPQVSVMIMSLKAASLGLNMVAACNVILLDLWWNPTTEDQAIDRAHRIGQKRPVSVFRLTVKDTVEDRILLLQQRKRKMVSSAFGEDETGSRQTRLTVEDLKYLFRVD
- the LOC105167916 gene encoding helicase-like transcription factor CHR28 isoform X2 produces the protein MSDLSHEYINPYLFRSDDELYFPDSSPVTSFGYNDGIMGEEKNPTTAFEDLVRNKAGQSKPKCEISGPSCCEFTGFNMPDLSREYIDPYLFRSDDGIYFPHSSAVKSFGYDDGIMGEEKNPTTPFEDLFRNKAGQSKPTCEISGASPIESGVGTTKYSCMPAVGNEFKEPSPTTLPNDYSKIQGRIPGKKNIPSITSNDIISRASEVVNGVTGRKYYDAPCELSATEGIRWPSSSSLSLIPCKNNGPCAKDEKEETVFESRRTFHSVSMAGETPVQNSTVVAHELDPVLQFPGQPAKLPLPPVKAENDSLKLKMENEVPEKNSYPSKITYQGVQNNMTRQSNVDCDSDVCILEDMSAPACPSRTAMNAKSIVASQFFTSRDTGNQMVAAHSRHKSNDERVIFRVALQDLSQPKSEATPPDGVLSVPLLKHQRIALSWMVNKETRSACCSGGILADDQGLGKTISTIALILKERSPPSKTPKTNEKQSETETLNLDEDDDGALETYHEGAEPCQVNGSPTNGGKASLQAKGRPSGGTLIVCPTSVLRQWSEELHNKVTSEADLSVLVYYGSNRTKDPLELAKYDVVVTTYAIVSMEVPKQPVVDENDDQIGSPLKEFSSCRKRKLLETMSDKKSSESKKTRKGINNELLENMSGPLAKVGWFRVVLDEAQSIKNHRTQVARACWGLRAKRRWCLSGTPIQNAIDDLYSYFRFLRHEPYAVFRTFCEQLKVPIHRSPKNGYKKLQAVLKTIMLRRTKGTLIDGEPIINLPPKTIELKKVDFSKEERDFYCRLEAESRAQFAEYAAAGTVKQNYVNILLMLLRLRQACDHPLLVKGFSSNSKMTSSIEMAKKLSREKQISLLNCLEASLAICGICSDPPEDAVVTVCGHVFCNQCICEHIIGDDTQCPTKKCKTSLTISSVFSTSTLRIALSDKLNVANAANSEVAEVSEPGSLRCPEDSSKIKAALDLLLSLSKPQDFAPRKNGSELIHGGCSEKLCICDSAEDSRTLDRIRDSNNLVKVMGEKAIVFSQWTGMLDLLEACLKKSSIQYRRLDGTMPVAARDRAVKDFNSLPQVSVMIMSLKAASLGLNMVAACNVILLDLWWNPTTEDQAIDRAHRIGQKRPVSVFRLTVKDTVEDRILLLQQRKRKMVSSAFGEDETGSRQTRLTVEDLKYLFRVD
- the LOC105167917 gene encoding disease resistance-like protein CSA1, coding for MQRRPSAAAARINSISRQIIGTSGGRPGPQAPPCDVFINHRGIDTKRNVSGLLYHHLRGLRLRPFLDSKSMKPGDRLFDRIEVAIRECKVGVAVFSPMYCDSYFCLHELRLLMETSKKIVPIFCDVKPSELRVKDDGSRPATDLEKFRWALEEAKYTVGITFDTLRGDWPEFLESATDAVIKNLIEVEEEGLRRKQKLAHASLSS